The stretch of DNA CGAACAGCATCGGGATGAGGTTCAGGATTGCCGGATCCTCGAGCTCGACCGGGCCGCAGCCAGCCACGTTGAAGTAGCGCAGACCGCAGAAGCGAATGCCATACGGCTCTTCGCAGGCGCGAGCCATCCACTCGCCGAACAGCTTGGTCTGGCCGTACGGGTTGATCGGCAGCATCGGAACGACGTCTTCCGGCACCACGTCGACCGGCGGAACGCCGTAGGTGGCTGCGGAAGAGGAGAAGACGAGCTTCTTGGCGCCGGAGTCGCGCATGCCGGTGAGCACGTTGAGCATGCCGTTGATGTTCTGCTGGTAGTACCACAGCGGCTTCTCGACGGATTCGCCGACCTGCTTGCGGGCGGCGAAGTGAATGACGGAGTCGACACCTTCGGCCTTCATGATTTCAGCGAGACGTTCGCCGGCACCCGGAGCGGCGATATCCATGCCGTACAGGCGGGAGCCTTCGATGCGGGTTGGCTTGCCGTAGCTCAGATCGTCAACGACGACGACCTGTTCGCCGGCCTGATGAAGAGCGTGGACGACGTGGGCGCCGATGTAGCCGCACCCACCAGTGACGAGAACTGTCATGTTCTGGCCTTTCCTCCAAATGAGCGATAAAGCGCTTTGTTCGAAAAACGAACGTTCAACGAACGTTGTTCACTTTTGCTCTAGTTTGTTACTTTTTGAACAATTTGAGTATAACACATGAACAGTAACGCACATAATCGCTCCGTTCCTGCGTTTCCTCTATAAATAGGGTATGCAAGAAGATGCGAACACGCCGACTGAAAATCAAGTAAACGGCGAAAACGAACAAAACATGTCAAAAACGCAAGGTGAACTACAGGCTGATGCTGGTCAGCGTCCTGCCTTGTATGGGCGCAAGGTGCTTTCCTTCGTGCGTCGTTCCGCCAGGCTCGACGCGCGCTTGCAGCGTGCATGGGATACCTATGCCGATACCTATCTTTTGAATATCAATGCAGGTGAAGGCTCCCTTGACGTGCGAAACGATCTGGTGTTCGACCAGTCGTATATTGCGGAAGCGTGGGGCAATGCCAATCCTCTGATTGTGGAAATCGGCACCGGTCAGGGCGAAAACGTTGTTGCCGCAGCCGCCGAACACCCAGAAATGAATTTTCTGGCGCTTGAAGTCTACGATCCGGGTGTGGCGCACACCATGCTGCTTGCTGGCAAGCAAGGCCTTGCCAATCTGCGCATCGCACAGGTCAACGCTCCTGAACTCTTCAAAGTCGCCGCAGATGGCTCGATCGCTGAAGTGTGGACCTTCTTCCCCGATCCATGGCCCAAGATGCGTCATCACAAGCGTCGCATCGTGCAACCGGAGCTTGCCGGTGAGATTCATCGCACGCTGCAGGCTGGGGGAGTGTGGCGTATCGCTACCGATATTGAAGACTATGCATTGCATGTGCATGAGGTCATGGACGGTATTGAAGGATTCCAGAATGACGGCACGTTGACGGTGAGTCTGCCGGTTGAGCATGTCGGCAAGGGAAATGCCGACGAGGCCGCAAGTCTGCGACACGCCGATTTCAGTGAATCAGAGCGTTTTTCTGGTCGAGTTTTGACGAATTTCGAGAAAAAAGGACTTGCTGCCGGTCGTGTGATTCATGACTTCACCTATCGCCACGTATGAGGCTTCATATTGTGCTGTTCATGTGATGAAATGGCTTTATCTCAACGATTTTCAACATGTGAACAGCATGGTTTCCGCAATTGTGCAACGTTGCGACACGCCGAGACTTGCATGTTTCGATGATTCGCGTATAGTTAAGCGAGTTGTCAAGCGGAAACGCTGAAAGCGCCCCCTTCGTCTAACGGTTAGGACACCAGACTTTCAATCTGACAACGAGAGTTCGACTCTCTCAGGGGGTACTTACCTTGGTAACAAGGTGGCAATGGCCCCGTAGCTCAGTTGGTTAGAGCGCCGCCCTGTCACGGCGGAGGTCACCGGTTCAAGTCCGGCCGGGGTCGCTCGAACAGATTCCTGTTCATGGCTCTGTAGCTCAGTTGGTAGAGCGAACGACTGAAAATCGTTAGGTCAGCGGATCGATGCCGCTCGGAGCCACCATGGTTTGAAACCTCGGAAATCTCCGAGGTTTTTTGTTTTCGTCACATTTTTAATCATATGGGAACCAAAATTGCGGCGGACTGACTGCAGAGAGGCCATGACTTTTTGAAGGGGCAGACGCTTCGGTCATGGCTCTCTGAATCTCGAGTCTTGCCGAATCCGTGATGTGGGCGTATCAATGCCCCGCACGGGTGTGTCATCTTATGCGCTACTTAGCAATGACCAAGAAACCCCCGTTGAGGGGTGCATTTGTCTGTTAGCGGATTACACTGGAATACCGTAAGACGGAAACAATGGAGGGTTTGTGGGCAGAGCTATGCCATAACCCCGTTAAGGGAGTATTCACTGGGGCGGTAGCATGGAAGTGCTTTTGGTAGGTAATACCGATTTCATTACCAAACAGTGGATTCAGCATGCCTTTCCCCGAGACCATGTGGTGATAGCGGAACGAGAAGACACCGTAGACGGCAATGACCGTCTCAGAATCGTCAACATGTCTGATGCCAACACCCTTGCCGAAACCATCACCACATACGAATTTGATCGCATCGTATTCTTTTCCGAAAATCTGACCCCACGCAGCGACAGAGACGGCGATCTGGGAGCATTGCGAAGACTTCTGCATGCCATTCGCAACAGGCAAACGCAAATGCTGATGGTCAGCGGCCCCGAATCCGAGTTCACCTATCCGGAAAACGTCGACGTACGGGATACCAGCAAAAGCCTGATGTCTCGAGCATCGGAAGAACTCTGCCTGTATTATGCGCGTACCTACCGTCTGGAAGCGAAAATCATTCGAAGCCCGTACCTGTATGCGTCGGATCGCAACGGCGTCACCGCATATTTCAATCATCTATTTGAACAGGCGGAATCGGGCACATTGTCGTTCTGCGAGCAAAAGAACCAGCAGACATGCTTTCTCTGCGCCGACGATCTTGCCGAACTGATCTACCGCATGTTCGACGATTGGACCGCCGAAAGCGAAATATTCCATGTGCCCAACGTGTTCAACTTCACATACGGTGATTTGGCTGATGTGATTAGCGCGGCATTTCCCGGATTATCGGTGATTTTTGGCGAAGACAGGACCCAATGTTACCCAGCAGACGATCATGTGCTGCGATTGCGCTATGGCTGGTCGCCGCGATATTCGCTCAAACAGGATCTTCCCCCTATACTTCAGCGCTGGAAAGAGGCACGTGCTCAGGAACAATCCGGAAAGCACCCGATCTGGGATTTTCTGCGCAACCATTCGAAACCATGGATCGCATTCGAAATCTGCGTCACGTTCATACTGGAGGAAATGCTTCGCACCGCGGTACAAGGCAACAGTCAGCTGGGAACCGTGGATTTGCGCCTGTTTTTCGTGGTGATCGTCGGCACGATGTACGGACTGAACGCAGGCGTGTTCGCGGCCGCGCTCGCATGTGCAGGCATGGCGTTGTCGTACGCGTCGAACGGCGCATCATTCGCTCCACTGTTTTACGATACGTCGAACTGGATTACGTTTGTGGTGTATTTCGTTGCCGGCGCAGTATGCGGATACGTGCAGATGCGTAATCGCGAAAACCTGCGATTCATGCGTGACGAAAACGGTTTGCTGCGTGAGCGACTTGCGTTCCTGCGTGACCTGTACCACGATGTGCTTGATGATCGTCGTATGCTGCGCGGGCAGATTATCGGCAGGCGCGACAGTTTCGGCAAAATGTATGCGATGACCCGTGAATTGGACGAGGTGCTGCCTCGAAAGCTGTATCACGCGACCATTCGCATTATGCAAGATACGTTGGGCGGCGATAGTTTCGGTATTTACCGAATCGATAATGGTGGTCGTTTCGCGCGTTTGATGGCCGCGAGTCCGCAGACTGAATCCTTATTCAGCAAGTCGGCGCTGCTTGAGAATTATGCCAACATTGTCACGGCCTTGGATCATGGCGGATTGTGGGTAAACCGCAATCTTGAACAAAACCTTCCAATGTATGCGGCGGGCGTGCATGCCGATGGCAAGCTGGCCGTGGTGATTGTGCTTGCCAAAGCGCAGCCCGATCAAATGAACCTGTACTTCCAGAACCTGTTCACCATCATGTGCGGCTTGGTGGAATCCGCGATGGTGCGTGCCTTCGATTATGAGAATGTTGCGCGGCAGACGATGCTGGTGCCCGGCACGGAATTCTTGAACACTCAGGTGTTCCTGTCCAAAGTGCTGGCTGCAAACGAACTCAAGCATGATCATATGAGCAATCATCTGCTGTTGCGTGTGGAAGACGCCTGGCAAGACGATGGCAGCCGCCTGATGGGAGCCATTCGTCAAACGGATGAGGCCGGTGTACTGCAGGACGGCAATGTGTATGTGCTCATGAATCAGGCCAGTGAGCATGAGCTGCCGATCATCAACAGGCGTTTGATCCAGGCTGGATTGCATGTGAAGTTGGTTTCAGGCCACGAGGAAGATTCGTTGCTGGCTGAGGCTTCGGAACAAGTAGCTATCGAGTCGCAAGCGGATGAAACGCCGCGTAGTAACGTTGCGCAGAATGACTCCGCATCGCATGAAGGCGGCGCAGCATGAATGCGACGGTGATGGCGATGCTGCTTATCGCCGTGCATGTAATGATATGCGTGCTGCTGTGCGTATTGTCTCGCGTTGGCGTGCTTCGTGGGGGGCTGCTTCCCTTCATGCTGTTGGTGCCATTGTGGGGGCCATTATGCGTGCTGATGCTGCATACGCGCACGCTGATTCGCGTTGGTGAGCACACGGCTCCGGGGCTTGAGCAAATGCGTGTGGATGATGAGGAACGTCGAAGCATTCTGGTTGAGGAACGAGCCGATTTCGTCAATACAGTGCCGTTGGAAGAGGCACTGATCGTCAACGATTCGAGTCAGCGGCGTAGTCTGGTGATGTCCATTCTCAACGACAATCCCAGCCGTTATATCGATGTGCTGTCGCAGGCCCGACTGAATGAGGATGTGGAAGTCGTGCATTATGCGGCTACCGCCATGGCACAGATCAGTGCCAAAGAAGACCTTGCATTGCAACGCTGCCGTAACGATTATCTGCAGCATCGAAATTCCGAAACGATGTTGGAACGCTATTGCGATGCGTTGGAACGATATGTCAATTCCGGTATTGCACAAGGATACGCATTGCAGTTGCAGAAGCAGCGATATGCCGAAGTATTGCAGGAACGACTTCGCAAACATGACGATTATTACGTTGCATGCCGTCTTGCGCAAATGCAGATCGATCTTGGACTCTTTGATGATGCCGCACGCACCATTGACGGCGCTATGGAACGGTGGCCGGATCAAGGCGATGTATGGCTGATGCGTCTACGGCTCGATGCCGCACGCAATGATGGCGATGCGTTGCGTCAAACCGTTCAGCAGATTGAAAGCAAGCATATTTATCTCGGTGGCCAAGGAAGACGCACGCTGCGGTTCTGGACGGAAACCAAGGAGGCTGAACGCGCATGATCAGAGGATTCCTGTCAGACGTGTTGGCCAAGTGGAAGCGATTCCGCTGGCAAGGTTTGGTCAAAGTCTGGGCTGTGTTCATGGTCATCGCATTGGTGTTGCTGGTGGAGAGCTTGGGCTTGCATTATGGTGCCACGCGTTTCGACATCACCTACTTGGATCGAGACAAGGCCATTCCTGCAGCCAACGCCATCGCTGGCGAAAAAGCTACGAATCTGTTGGTGGTTGACAGTTCGCAGGAGGGTGTCAGCGATGTCGAAGCCATGCTCGACCAGATTCTGCTTGATATGAAAGTCCCTACCACTACGGTTGACGTGGCTGACGAAAACGCTGAATTTCCAGCGTTGAATCACTACAGCACCATAGTGGTGGCCATGCCTAATCTCGACTGTCTGGGCGAGCATGTGCTGCAAATCATGCAATGGGCCAAAAAGGGCGGCGGAGTCATGTTTGCCATGACTCCCGAAAAAACCGGCTATTTGGACGTGATCGGCCCGCAGATCGGCATTGAATCGTCCACATACGAATATGTGGCGACTGAGGGCATTACACCGTCCAGAGATTTTATGTTGGGTGGCGGCCAGACATACACATTCAGTGACCCGTTCAAATCGTCGCTGAGCGTCGCATTGAATGATCGTGCACAGGTGGAAGCGGTCAGCACCAATGGCAGAACGCCATTGGTGTGGAGGAACGCGGTGGAGTCAGGAACGGCTGTGATGTGCAATATCGGCATTTACGGCAAGGTGTTTCGAGGATTTTACGCTTCGGCGTTCAGTCTGCTCGGTTCTGCCATGGCCTATCCGGTGATTAACAGCGCGGCGTTCTACTTGGATGATTTTCCCTCTCCGGTACCGTCTGGCAATGGCAAATACATCAAACGTGACTACAACATGAATATTTCTGAATTCTATTCTCAAGTATGGTGGCCGGATTTGGTGCGTCTTGCGGAACGGTACGGTATTCGTTTCACCGGTGTGATGATTGAGAATTACGGCGATGACACCAAGGATGATCCGGTACGACAGACGGACAACACACAATTCGAGTATTACGGAGGATTGCTGCTTCGGCAAAACGGCGAAATCGGATATCACGGGTACAACCATCAGCCGTTGGTGTTGCCGAATACGCATTACGGCAAAGAATACGCGTACGTGCAATGGCCGAATCGCAAAGCCATTGTGGCATCATTGCAGGAACTGATCGCATTCCAGAAAGACGTATTGCCGGCCGCAACATCGTCGGTATACGTGCCGCCGTCGAATATCCTCTCCCAAGAGGCACGAAAGATCATAGGCGAGGATGTGCCGCAGATTCGCGCCATCGCCAGTAC from Bifidobacterium catenulatum PV20-2 encodes:
- the galE gene encoding UDP-glucose 4-epimerase GalE, which produces MTVLVTGGCGYIGAHVVHALHQAGEQVVVVDDLSYGKPTRIEGSRLYGMDIAAPGAGERLAEIMKAEGVDSVIHFAARKQVGESVEKPLWYYQQNINGMLNVLTGMRDSGAKKLVFSSSAATYGVPPVDVVPEDVVPMLPINPYGQTKLFGEWMARACEEPYGIRFCGLRYFNVAGCGPVELEDPAILNLIPMLFDRLKKGKAPAIFGDDYPTPDGTCVRDYIHVSDLADAHIAALKYLDRDERKYDAFNVGTGEGTSVRQIVDEVKKVTGLPFEETVMARRAGDPPHLIGSPKRINEEMGWHAQYNVEDIVKSAWAAWQANPEHHIDVETWKQTD
- a CDS encoding DUF2194 domain-containing protein — its product is MIRGFLSDVLAKWKRFRWQGLVKVWAVFMVIALVLLVESLGLHYGATRFDITYLDRDKAIPAANAIAGEKATNLLVVDSSQEGVSDVEAMLDQILLDMKVPTTTVDVADENAEFPALNHYSTIVVAMPNLDCLGEHVLQIMQWAKKGGGVMFAMTPEKTGYLDVIGPQIGIESSTYEYVATEGITPSRDFMLGGGQTYTFSDPFKSSLSVALNDRAQVEAVSTNGRTPLVWRNAVESGTAVMCNIGIYGKVFRGFYASAFSLLGSAMAYPVINSAAFYLDDFPSPVPSGNGKYIKRDYNMNISEFYSQVWWPDLVRLAERYGIRFTGVMIENYGDDTKDDPVRQTDNTQFEYYGGLLLRQNGEIGYHGYNHQPLVLPNTHYGKEYAYVQWPNRKAIVASLQELIAFQKDVLPAATSSVYVPPSNILSQEARKIIGEDVPQIRAIASTYMPSDSSLPYIQEFGVAADGVVEAPRIVSGGMVGDTYMRLAAVSELNMHYVSTHFMHPDDLLDEDRGAKEGWETYRKGLEDYLDWLEQSAPSIRMQTGTECAAAVQRFSGLTVSMETTDTSWDLKLGNLTDQGWLMFRASNGTPGNVRGGSLTKMTGNLYLLKATSATVHIERKTGGVA
- the trmB gene encoding tRNA (guanosine(46)-N7)-methyltransferase TrmB produces the protein MQEDANTPTENQVNGENEQNMSKTQGELQADAGQRPALYGRKVLSFVRRSARLDARLQRAWDTYADTYLLNINAGEGSLDVRNDLVFDQSYIAEAWGNANPLIVEIGTGQGENVVAAAAEHPEMNFLALEVYDPGVAHTMLLAGKQGLANLRIAQVNAPELFKVAADGSIAEVWTFFPDPWPKMRHHKRRIVQPELAGEIHRTLQAGGVWRIATDIEDYALHVHEVMDGIEGFQNDGTLTVSLPVEHVGKGNADEAASLRHADFSESERFSGRVLTNFEKKGLAAGRVIHDFTYRHV
- a CDS encoding NAD(P)-dependent oxidoreductase, with amino-acid sequence MEVLLVGNTDFITKQWIQHAFPRDHVVIAEREDTVDGNDRLRIVNMSDANTLAETITTYEFDRIVFFSENLTPRSDRDGDLGALRRLLHAIRNRQTQMLMVSGPESEFTYPENVDVRDTSKSLMSRASEELCLYYARTYRLEAKIIRSPYLYASDRNGVTAYFNHLFEQAESGTLSFCEQKNQQTCFLCADDLAELIYRMFDDWTAESEIFHVPNVFNFTYGDLADVISAAFPGLSVIFGEDRTQCYPADDHVLRLRYGWSPRYSLKQDLPPILQRWKEARAQEQSGKHPIWDFLRNHSKPWIAFEICVTFILEEMLRTAVQGNSQLGTVDLRLFFVVIVGTMYGLNAGVFAAALACAGMALSYASNGASFAPLFYDTSNWITFVVYFVAGAVCGYVQMRNRENLRFMRDENGLLRERLAFLRDLYHDVLDDRRMLRGQIIGRRDSFGKMYAMTRELDEVLPRKLYHATIRIMQDTLGGDSFGIYRIDNGGRFARLMAASPQTESLFSKSALLENYANIVTALDHGGLWVNRNLEQNLPMYAAGVHADGKLAVVIVLAKAQPDQMNLYFQNLFTIMCGLVESAMVRAFDYENVARQTMLVPGTEFLNTQVFLSKVLAANELKHDHMSNHLLLRVEDAWQDDGSRLMGAIRQTDEAGVLQDGNVYVLMNQASEHELPIINRRLIQAGLHVKLVSGHEEDSLLAEASEQVAIESQADETPRSNVAQNDSASHEGGAA